A section of the Oncorhynchus gorbuscha isolate QuinsamMale2020 ecotype Even-year linkage group LG04, OgorEven_v1.0, whole genome shotgun sequence genome encodes:
- the LOC124034200 gene encoding LETM1 domain-containing protein LETM2, mitochondrial-like, with translation MAVFSAQVILAVTRSRGSYLLSKRHSCCPLPSTAYVHHNLDPPSRLSFLPSLSHSRSGYPHCVRLHGFKNHSTTLLARSLHSSCVWLQDTKASATPAQDDHPGTPKNGPPTPQPPVPAPPAAATIVAAAAPTVQVVRKSIGQRIVDELKHYYNGFRLLGIDTKIAGRMVWRLLHGQLLSRRERRRLMRTCADLFRLLPFMVFIIVPFMEFLLPVFLKLFPEMLPSTFETETKKEEKQKKGLAAKLELAKFLQETIAEMAKRNKTKALTEDETQRFSTYVQKVRHTGEQPTTKDIVKFSKLFEDELTLEHLERPQLVALCKLLELQPIGTNNLLRFQLMMQLRTIKADDEVIATEGVSALSVSELQAACRSRGMRSLGLTTDQLRQQMQQWLDLHLKENVPPSLLLLSRAMYLTDVKPIIPVIPPVPKLEKATPLAETPQGTASSSSDLLVDPALVIKDRLVEEVRDQAAIVSDKPPTPAQIVQAEEAKASQKSKISVNGV, from the exons ATGGCAGTGTTCAGTGCACAGGTGATTCTGGCAGTAACAAGATCAAG GGGATCTTACCTGCTGTCTAAGAGGCACAGCTgctgccctctcccctccacagCCTACGTCCACCACAACCTGGACCCCCCCAGCCGCCTGTCGTTCTTACCCTCCCTCAGCCATTCCAGGTCTGGCTACCCTCACTGTGTTCGGCTCCACGGTTTCAAGAACCACAGCACCACCCTGCTGGCCAGATCTCTGCACAGTTCCTGTGTCTGGCTGCAGGACACCAAGGCCTCTGCCACCCCAGCCCAGGATGACCACCCAGGGACCCCTAAGAATGGcccccctacaccccaacctccAGTCCCTGCTCCCCCTGCTGCTGCCACTATTGTGGCTGCAGCTGCCCCTACGGTCCAGGTAGTAAGGAAATCTATTGGCCAGAGGATAGTGGATGAGCTGAAACACTACTACAATGGCTTCAGGTTGCTGGGGATTGATACCAAGATTGCAGGGAGGATGGTGTGGAGACTGCTGCACGGACAACTGCTCTCACGCAGGGAGAGGAGACGG CTGATGAGGACATGTGCTGACCTCTTCCGCCTGCTGCCCTTCATGGTCTTCATCATCGTTCCCTTCATGGAGTTCCTGCTTCCTGTCTTCCTCAAGCTCTTCCCTGAGATGCTGCCCTCCACTTTCGAGACCGAGACCAAGAAG GAAGAGAAGCAGAAGAAGGGTCTGGCTGCTAAGCTGGAACTGGCTAAATTCCTCCAGGAGACCATAGCAGAAATGGCCAAGAGGAACAAGACCAAGGCTCTGACAGAGGACGAGACGCAGCGCTTCTCCACCTACGTACAGAAG GTGCGTCACACAGGGGAGCAGCCCACCACTAAGGACATCGTTAAGttctccaagctgtttgaagACGAATTAACGCTGGAGCATCTAGAGCGCCCCCAGCTGGTGGCCCTGTGTAAGCTGCTGGAGCTCCAGCCCATAGGAACCAATAACCTGCTCCGCTTCCAGCTGATGATGCAGCTGAGAACCATCAAAGCAGACGACGAGGTGATCGCCACTGAGGGTGTGTCTGCTCTGAGTGTGTCAGAGCTGCAGGCAGCGTGTCGTAGCAGAGGGATGAGGTCACTGGGTCTGACCACTGACCAGCTACGCCAGCAGATGCAACAG tgGTTGGACCTGCATTTGAAGGagaatgtccctccctctctgctgctGCTCTCCAGAGCTATGTACTTGACTGACGTCAAACCCATTATACCCGTCATACCCCCTGTACCCAAACTAGAG AAGGCCACTCCTCTAGCTGAGACCCCACAGGGAACAGCCTCTTCCTCCTCAGACTTACTAGTGGACCCAGCTCTGGTCATCAAAGACAGGCTG GTGGAAGAGGTTAGAGACCAGGCTGCCATTGTCTCAGACAAACCTCCCACCCCTGCCCAGATTGTTCAG GCCGAAGAAGCAAAGGCGTCCCAAAAGAGCAAGATAAGTGTCAACGGAGTGTGA